One Lachancea thermotolerans CBS 6340 chromosome F complete sequence DNA window includes the following coding sequences:
- the THI7 gene encoding thiamine transporter THI7 (similar to uniprot|Q05998 YLR237W Saccharomyces cerevisiae THI7 Plasma membrane transporter responsible for the uptake of thiamine): protein MPSTQSRSGANRPGLLSRGLKMLEIPVKDRQTLTVLRNPDILPIPAEDCTWSFFSYLAYWGVISFSVGTWVSANAALDVGLSYAETIGTFIVGDAVTIVFTLANSYHGLDWRVGYTLSQRFVFGIYGSGLGILVRILMSIVNYGSNAWLGGLCVNMILDSFSHHYVHLPNTLTHKVAMSTKELIGFVLFHVITAFFYLMKPKSMNYFLIWSCVATCFGMMGMVIYLTKINGGVGSAFRESETTIHGSDRAWMWVYMVSYWFGSVSPGSTNQSDYSRFASNKTGLYLGVIVALLVPTTVVPVFGVIGASTTSQLYGDAIWTPMDIFNYWLKENYSAGARAASFFCGVAFTASQISYTISNCGFASGMDLSGVLPQYINIFRGAIFTALVSVAVQPWNFYNKDSNTFLSVMSSFGVVMTPIISVMIADNFLVRKRKYSVSQAFVLKGEYYYTLGTNWRAMAAFVCGMAPGLPGIAAEANANIMAKMDRGIVNFFYADSFTSFAISFFMYWILCLIFPVKIGIEQDDKDYFGAFTDEEARERGVVPFSELTPEEIEEHNFSLGALDTPHSSSASSTGVDAHYEGGEKTK, encoded by the coding sequence atgCCTTCCACACAAAGCAGGAGCGGCGCCAACAGGCCCGGGCTCCTGAGCAGAGGCCTGAAGATGCTCGAAATCCCCGTCAAGGACCGGCAGACTCTGACGGTGCTGCGAAACCCAGACATCCTGCCCATCCCCGCCGAGGACTGCACGTGGTCGTTCTTCTCGTACTTGGCGTACTGGGGTGTGATCTCGTTCTCCGTGGGCACGTGGGTCAGCGCCAACGCCGCGCTGGACGTTGGGCTGTCGTACGCGGAGACCATCGGGACGTTCATCGTCGGCGACGCGGTGACAATCGTGTTCACGCTGGCCAACTCGTACCACGGGCTGGACTGGCGCGTCGGGTACACGCTGTCGCAGCGGTTCGTGTTCGGGATCTACGGGTCCGGGCTTGGAATCCTGGTGCGTATCCTGATGAGTATCGTGAACTACGGGTCCAACGCGTGGCTGGGCGGGCTGTGCGTCAACATGATCCTGGACTCGTTCTCGCACCACTACGTGCACCTGCCCAACACGCTGACGCACAAGGTGGCGATGTCGACCAAGGAGCTGATCGGGTTCGTGCTGTTCCACGTGATCACGGCGTTCTTCTACCTGATGAAGCCCAAGAGCATGAACTACTTTCTGATCTGGTCGTGCGTGGCGACGTGCTTCGGGATGATGGGCATGGTCATCTACCTGACCAAGATCAACGGCGGCGTGGGCAGCGCGTTCCGCGAGTCCGAGACCACGATCCACGGCTCGGACCGCGCGTGGATGTGGGTGTACATGGTGTCGTACTGGTTCGGGTCCGTGTCGCCCGGGTCCACGAACCAGAGCGACTACTCGCGGTTCGCGTCCAACAAGACCGGGCTGTACCTGGGTGTGATCGTGGCGCTGCTGGTGCCAACCACGGTGGTGCCGGTGTTCGGCGTGATCGGCGCGTCCACGACCTCGCAGCTGTACGGCGACGCGATCTGGACGCCCATGGACATCTTCAACTACTGGCTCAAGGAAAACTACTctgcgggcgcgcgcgccgcgtcCTTCTTCTGCGGCGTGGCCTTCACCGCGTCCCAGATATCCTACACCATCTCCAACTGCGGCTTCGCCTCGGGCATGGACCTGAGCGGTGTGCTGCCCCAGTATATCAACATCTTCCGCGGCGCCATCTTCACGGCCCTCGTGTCCGTCGCCGTGCAGCCCTGGAACTTCTACAACAAGGACTCCAACACCTTCCTGTCCgtgatgagctctttcGGCGTCGTCATGACGCCTATCATCTCCGTCATGATCGCCGACAACTTCCTGGTGCGCAAGCGCAAGTACTCCGTGTCCCAGGCCTTCGTGCTGAAGGGCGAGTACTACTACACGCTGGGCACCAACTGGCGCGCCATGGCCGCCTTCGTGTGCGGCATGGCCCCCGGCCTGCCCGGTATCGCTGCGGAGGCCAACGCCAACATCATGGCCAAAATGGACAGGGGCAtcgtcaacttcttctacGCGGACTCCTTCACCTCCTTCGCCATCTCCTTTTTCATGTACTGGATCCTGTGCCTGATCTTCCCCGTCAAGATTGGCATCGAGCAGGACGACAAGGACTACTTCGGCGCGTTCACGGACGAGGAGGCCAGAGAGAGAGGCGTGGTTCCTTTCAGCGAACTGACGCCTGAGGAAATCGAGGAGCACAACTTCAGCCTCGGCGCCCTTGACACACCACACAGCAGTTCCGCTTCCAGCACGGGAGTGGACGCCCACTATGAGGGGGGCGAGAAAACCAAATGA